Within the Thermoflexus hugenholtzii JAD2 genome, the region TTTGCCGCTGCGCCTGGCTCGGGGGAGTTGGGAGCTGTTGCACGCGATGGCCTTCGTGGCGCCGCTGGCGGCCCGCCTGCCCGTGGTGGTCACCGTCTACGACCTCAGCTTCCTCCTTTACCCGGAGGCCTTCCGGACGGCGAACCGGTTGTATCTGCGGATGTTCGCCCGATGGACCTGCCGGCGGGCGGCAGGGATCCTGGCGATCTCCCAGGCGGCTCGGGAGGATCTGATCCGCCGCTGGGGTCTTCCGCCGGAGCGGATCACGGTGGCCTACCCGGGGGTGGATCCCCGGTTCCGGCCCTTGCCGGCGGAGGAGGTGGCTGCCTTCCGGGCGCGCCGGGGCCTGCCGGAGCGGTTCATCCTGTATGTGGGCACCCTGGAGCCGCGCAAGAACCTCGGGGTGCTGCTGGAGGCCATCGCCCGTCTCTCCCCGCCGGTCCCGTTGATCCTGGTCGGGGGCAAAGGCTGGAAGCCGGCCTTTCTCCCCCGGTTGCGGGAGCTGGAGCGGGAGGGGCGGGCGCGCTGGGTGGGGTTCATCCCCGATGAGGAGCTTCCCCTCTGGTATAACGCGGCCACGGTCTTCGCCTATCCCTCTCGCTATGAGGGGTTCGGGATGCCTCCGCTGGAGGCGATGGCCTGTGGGACCCCGGTGATCGCGGCGCGGGCCGCTTCGCTTCCGGAGGTGGTGGGCGAGGCGGGCCTGCTGGTGGACCCGATGGATGGGGAGGCCTGGACAGAGGGGCTCTCTACCCTGTTACGGGATGAGGCGCTCCGGGAGGCCCTGCGGGCCCGGGGCCTGGCCCGCGCCGCCCGCTTCACCTGGGAGGCCACCGCCGCCGCCACCGTGCGGCTGTATCGAAGGCTCCTCAGCGGGGCGGAAGGCCCCCGCACCGGCTCACTGCTCACAGAGCCACAGGCGAAGGATGGGGCAAGGGTATAATCAGGGTGCACTTAGAGTCGAAGCCCGCTTCGGCCCGCGTGCTTGGGCCCCATGCTCTTGGTTTGGGATTCGTTTGGCAAGAACGGACAATCACGGATTCGGAGCGCGATGGGAGATCGAAAGGTTCCGCGGGGATGGAAGTGGCTTCGGATCGGCCTGGATCTGATGGTGATCCAGGCTGCCTTCGTCCTGGCGTATTTCATGCGTTACCGGTGGGAGTGGTTCCGGGAGATCACCTTCGACGCGCCGTTCTCCGCCTATATCCCCTTCCAGATCGCCTGGACGGTCCTGCTGCTTTTAACCTTCCGCCTGGACCGGGTGTATCCGCCTCAGATGGGGGCGCCCTGGCTGGAGGAGATGTATCGCGTCCTCAACGCAGTGGCCAAGAGCACGCTGGTGCTCATGGCCGTGGTCTTTTTCTCTCAGTCTCTCTTCTACTCCCGGTTGATGTTTCTCGAGGCCGCCCTCCTGGTGGTGTTGATGCTGGGCGCCCTACGGCTCCTGGAGAGCCGGGTCGAGCGGATGCTGCGCCGGCGGGGCCTCGGGGTGGTACGCGCCCTAATCGTCGGGGCTGGGGATCTGGGGAGAGCGGTGATGCGAGCGGCCCTGGCCCGCCCGGAGTTGGGCTACCGGATCATCGGGTTTGTGGACGATGACCCGGAGAAGGCCTGCACGGACATCGGCCCCTTCCGCGCCCGGGGCACCCTGGAGGACCTGCCGCGGGTCCTGCGGGAGGAGGCGGTCGATGAGGTGATCATCACCCTCCCCCTGGCCTTCTACGATCGGATCCAGGAGGTGGTGCAACACTGCGAAGCCCATCGCGTCCCTGTGCGCATCGTCCCCGATCCCTTCCAGCTCACCCTGAGCCGCCTGGACGTGCGGGACCTGGATGGGATCCCCCTGATCGGGATCCGGGAGGCGCGTTTTTCGCCCTGGCAGTTCCGCATCAAGCGGGCCATGGATCTGATCCTGGCCACGGTCCTGCTGATCCTCGCGGCTCCCCTGATGGCCCTGATCGCCCTGGCCATCCGGCTGGATTCGCCCGGGCCGGTGATCTTCCGGCAGGTCCGGGTGGGGAAGGACGGCCGTCTGTTCACGATGTATAAGTTCCGCACCATGCGGGTGGGGGCGGAGCAGGAGCAGGAGCGCCTGCGGGCGCTGAACGAGGCCAGCGGCCCCCTCTTCAAGATCCGCAACGATCCGCGGGTGACGCGGGTGGGGCGGATCCTGCGCCGGCTGAGCCTGGACGAGCTGCCCCAGCTGGTCAATGTGCTCAAGGGGGAGATGAGCCTGGTGGGGCCGCGCCCGCCGGTTCCTTCAGAGGTAGAGGCTTACAAGCCCTGGCAGCGCCAGCGCCTGTCGGCCATCCCGGGGATGACCGGGCTGTGGCAGATCTCCGGCCGCAGCGACCTCACCTTCGACGAGATGTGCCTCCTGGACATCTACTACATTGAGAACTGGTCCCCGCTGCTGGACCTGGAGATCATGCTGCGCACCATCCCCCGCGTGATCATGGGAGAGGGGGCGTATTAGCGATCCCAGGGTGTGCCTTCACGGGTCCGCTCAGGTCCAGTCGCTTCAGGCTCTCCATGGATTCCTCCGGCGTGACCCTGGCCAGTCAAAGGATGCCCCAAAGGTTTTCAAAAGCCCTCCAGCCGGCTGAGATCGGCGATCCCGTCGGCCAGGTCGGCGATGGCCTGGAGCAGGGCCAGGCGGTTGCGGCGGAGGGCCTCCGCTTCGTGCATCACCAGGACCTCCTCGAAGAACCGGTCGATGAAGGGGGCCAGACGCTCCAGGGCGGCGACCAGGGATTCCACGGGGCTCTCCGGGCCCACCTGCTCCCGGGCGGCCTGCACGGCCTCCCACAGCGCCTGTTCGGCATCGCTCTCAAAGCGAGCGGGATCCACCGCCGGGGCCGGCTCGCTCCCTTCGGACCGGGCTTTGCGCAGAATGCGCACGCACCGGCTGTAAGCGGCCAGCAGGCGTGGCCAGTCGGGCCGTTCCACCGCCCGTTGGAGCGAGGCGACGCTTTCCGCCGTCCGCGCCGGATCGTCGCCCCGGGCCGCGAGGATCGCCTCGATGACATCGTAGCGATAGCCGGCCTCCTGGAGGGCGGCCCGCTGCCGGCCGATGAGGAAGGCCCGCACCTCCTCCAGGATCTCAGAAGTCACCGGCACCGGCTGGACGGTTGCCGCGGCGGCCAGACCCTGGGAGAGGGAGAACCGCAGGCCGTGGGCGGTGAGGATCTGAATCAGGCCGGCGGCCGCCCGGCGCAGGCCGTAGGGATCCGCGGAGCCGGAGGGCGCCAGCCCCACAGCGAACAACCCCACCAGGGAGTCCAGTCGGTCGGCGAGGCCCAGGGCGATCCCCGGCCGGGTCTGGGGAAGGGCGTCGCCGGCGAAGCGGGGGAGGTAGTGCTCGAAGATGGCGGTCGCCACCCCCTCCGGCTCGCCGCACCGGCGGGCGTATTCCCGCCCCATCACCCCCTGCAGCTCGGTGAGCTCGATGACCATCTGGGTGGCCAGGTCGGCCTTGCATAAATGCGCCGCTCGGGCAAGGAGCCGCATCTCTTCGGCGTCCAGCCCGAGCATCTCGCCGATGCGGGGAGCCAGGGCTTCCAGGCGGCGGGTCTTATCCAGCATCGAGCCCAGCCGCTCCTCGAAGGTCAGGGTGGCCAGGCGGGGGAGGAAGGTCTCCAGGTGCTGGCGGGTGTCGTGGTCGAAGAAATAGGCCGCGTCGGCGAAGCGGGCCCGCAGCACCGCCTCGTTCCCCTGGCGCACCTGCTCCAGCCCGCGCCGTCCGCCGTTGCGCACCGCCAGGAAGTAGGGGAGGAGCTGCCCATCGGGCCCGAGCACCGGGAAGTAACGCTGGTGCTTGCGCATCACCGTGATCAGAACCTCGGCGGGCAGGCGGAGGGCTTCGGGGTCGAACTGGCCCCGCAACACGGTAGGTGTCTCCACCAGGTTGGCCACCTCGGCTAGGAGCTCCGGGTCCTCCGGGACCGTCCCGCCCACCTCCG harbors:
- a CDS encoding glycosyltransferase family 4 protein; its protein translation is MRRVALNAQLLAGEASYRSAGIHRYLYEVLRRLPEAAPEIALTAFIGPRAIPPEVPGIRWVRTSWPTHQPFVRILWEQLVLPLRLARGSWELLHAMAFVAPLAARLPVVVTVYDLSFLLYPEAFRTANRLYLRMFARWTCRRAAGILAISQAAREDLIRRWGLPPERITVAYPGVDPRFRPLPAEEVAAFRARRGLPERFILYVGTLEPRKNLGVLLEAIARLSPPVPLILVGGKGWKPAFLPRLRELEREGRARWVGFIPDEELPLWYNAATVFAYPSRYEGFGMPPLEAMACGTPVIAARAASLPEVVGEAGLLVDPMDGEAWTEGLSTLLRDEALREALRARGLARAARFTWEATAAATVRLYRRLLSGAEGPRTGSLLTEPQAKDGARV
- a CDS encoding undecaprenyl-phosphate glucose phosphotransferase, with the translated sequence MGDRKVPRGWKWLRIGLDLMVIQAAFVLAYFMRYRWEWFREITFDAPFSAYIPFQIAWTVLLLLTFRLDRVYPPQMGAPWLEEMYRVLNAVAKSTLVLMAVVFFSQSLFYSRLMFLEAALLVVLMLGALRLLESRVERMLRRRGLGVVRALIVGAGDLGRAVMRAALARPELGYRIIGFVDDDPEKACTDIGPFRARGTLEDLPRVLREEAVDEVIITLPLAFYDRIQEVVQHCEAHRVPVRIVPDPFQLTLSRLDVRDLDGIPLIGIREARFSPWQFRIKRAMDLILATVLLILAAPLMALIALAIRLDSPGPVIFRQVRVGKDGRLFTMYKFRTMRVGAEQEQERLRALNEASGPLFKIRNDPRVTRVGRILRRLSLDELPQLVNVLKGEMSLVGPRPPVPSEVEAYKPWQRQRLSAIPGMTGLWQISGRSDLTFDEMCLLDIYYIENWSPLLDLEIMLRTIPRVIMGEGAY